The following proteins are co-located in the Longimicrobium sp. genome:
- a CDS encoding TauD/TfdA family dioxygenase, which yields MSVAVNERVQVPGIAPAHDGRVETSRLDGFPGAPVVVRPAGAGVVLADWAEQNRPWLESVLHVHGAVLFRGFGMDDVDEFQRFMLSASGELLPYTYRSSPRTQVKGNVYTSTEYPADQTIPFHTEMSYTSAWPMRIGFLSLIVAATQGETPIADSRRVYDRLPEEIRERFERLGVMYVRNYTPWMDLPWKNVFQAETREQVDEFCRAQGIQAEWISDEHLRTRQICQGVAVHPATGEKCWMNQAHLFHVSSLDPSLVEILMEDFGEENLPRNTYYGDGSPIDPEVFAAIREAYDAEALVFPWEQGDVLLLDNMLMAHARSPFTGDRKVVVGMATPHTSSWTPA from the coding sequence ATGAGCGTCGCAGTGAACGAGCGCGTGCAGGTTCCCGGGATCGCCCCCGCGCACGACGGCCGCGTGGAAACCAGCCGCCTGGACGGCTTTCCGGGCGCGCCCGTGGTGGTGCGCCCCGCCGGGGCCGGCGTGGTGCTGGCCGACTGGGCGGAGCAGAACCGCCCCTGGCTGGAGAGCGTGCTGCACGTGCACGGCGCCGTGCTCTTCCGCGGCTTCGGCATGGACGACGTGGACGAGTTCCAGCGCTTCATGCTCTCGGCGTCGGGCGAGCTCCTTCCCTACACCTACCGCTCGTCGCCGCGCACGCAGGTGAAGGGCAACGTCTACACCTCCACCGAGTACCCGGCCGACCAGACCATCCCGTTCCACACGGAGATGTCGTACACCAGCGCGTGGCCCATGCGCATCGGCTTCCTGTCGCTGATCGTGGCCGCCACGCAGGGCGAGACGCCCATCGCCGACAGCCGCCGCGTGTACGACCGCCTGCCCGAGGAGATCCGCGAGCGCTTCGAGCGGCTGGGGGTGATGTACGTGCGCAACTACACGCCCTGGATGGACCTTCCCTGGAAGAACGTGTTCCAGGCCGAGACCCGCGAGCAGGTGGACGAGTTCTGCCGCGCGCAGGGGATCCAGGCCGAGTGGATCAGCGACGAGCACCTGCGCACGCGCCAGATCTGCCAGGGCGTGGCGGTGCACCCGGCCACCGGCGAGAAGTGCTGGATGAACCAGGCGCACCTCTTCCACGTCAGCAGCCTGGACCCGTCGCTGGTGGAGATCCTGATGGAGGACTTCGGCGAGGAGAACCTTCCCCGCAACACCTACTACGGCGACGGCTCGCCCATCGACCCCGAGGTGTTCGCCGCCATCCGCGAGGCGTACGACGCCGAGGCGCTCGTCTTCCCCTGGGAGCAGGGCGACGTGCTCCTGCTGGACAACATGCTGATGGCCCACGCGCGCTCCCCCTTCACCGGCGACCGCAAGGTCGTCGTGGGGATGGCCACGCCGCACACCTCCAGCTGGACCCCGGCCTGA
- a CDS encoding MbtH family protein: MATDTNEDTRTYIVLVNHEEQYSIWLADREIPLGWKAVGKPGSRAECLAYVKEVWTDMRPLSLRGEAVAA, encoded by the coding sequence ATGGCCACGGACACGAACGAAGATACCCGCACCTACATCGTGCTGGTGAACCACGAGGAGCAGTACTCCATCTGGCTGGCCGACCGCGAGATCCCGCTGGGATGGAAGGCCGTGGGCAAGCCCGGCTCCAGGGCCGAGTGCCTGGCGTACGTGAAGGAAGTGTGGACCGACATGCGCCCGCTGAGCCTGCGCGGCGAGGCCGTGGCGGCCTGA
- a CDS encoding pyridoxal phosphate-dependent aminotransferase, giving the protein MPSAATHLADVAQALSIRYNNRVYEMKARGEDVIVLSLGEAFFDIPLFSFAEMPMPESYHYNSSRGNPELRRQLAAYYGRRYGVAVNADTEILVTAGSKAAIHMSLMAILDPGDEVLVLEPAWVSYTEQVKLCHGVPVMVPIDETVFGLDRYVTARTKAIIVNNPNNPSGQVMTRAELEHLHALAERHDLFLLSDEAYSEFLLDDAFISCGALDPEKRHTLVCNSISKNHGMSGWRIGYVIASPALIAEVLKINQHLITCPPTILEHYLVRHFDAILEVTRPQIAEVVRKRGEMARYLESCGIGRLPGDATFYLFASIEPSTLGSEEFCTRLLEEHHVCAVPGIGYGTSCDRYIRISVGTESDERVKHGIRQVRRLIEATAPAPIHFRLEPAAAV; this is encoded by the coding sequence ATGCCTTCCGCTGCCACCCATCTGGCCGACGTCGCGCAGGCCCTGTCCATCCGGTACAACAACCGGGTGTACGAGATGAAGGCCCGCGGCGAGGACGTGATCGTCCTGTCGCTGGGCGAGGCGTTCTTCGACATCCCGCTCTTCAGCTTCGCCGAGATGCCGATGCCGGAGAGCTACCACTACAACAGCTCGCGCGGGAACCCCGAGCTGCGCCGGCAGCTGGCCGCGTACTACGGCCGCCGCTACGGCGTGGCGGTCAATGCCGACACCGAGATCCTGGTCACCGCCGGCTCCAAGGCCGCCATCCACATGTCGCTGATGGCCATCCTGGACCCGGGCGACGAGGTGCTGGTGCTGGAGCCGGCGTGGGTGAGCTACACCGAGCAGGTGAAGCTCTGCCACGGCGTGCCCGTGATGGTGCCGATCGACGAGACGGTGTTCGGGCTGGACCGGTACGTGACCGCGCGGACGAAGGCGATCATCGTCAACAACCCGAACAACCCGTCGGGGCAGGTGATGACGCGCGCCGAGCTGGAGCACCTGCACGCGCTGGCGGAGCGCCACGACCTGTTCCTGCTCTCCGACGAGGCGTACAGCGAGTTCCTGCTGGACGACGCCTTCATCTCGTGCGGCGCGCTGGACCCGGAGAAGCGGCACACCCTCGTGTGCAACTCCATCTCCAAGAACCACGGGATGTCGGGGTGGCGCATCGGCTACGTGATCGCCAGCCCCGCGCTCATCGCCGAGGTGCTGAAGATCAACCAGCACCTGATCACCTGCCCGCCCACCATCCTGGAGCACTACCTGGTCCGCCACTTCGACGCGATCCTGGAGGTCACCCGGCCGCAGATCGCCGAGGTGGTGCGCAAGCGCGGGGAGATGGCGCGCTACCTGGAGTCGTGCGGCATCGGCCGCCTTCCCGGCGACGCGACCTTCTACCTCTTCGCCTCGATCGAGCCGTCGACGCTGGGCTCGGAGGAGTTCTGCACGCGGCTGCTGGAGGAGCACCACGTCTGCGCCGTGCCGGGGATCGGCTACGGCACTTCGTGCGACCGCTACATCCGCATCAGCGTGGGCACCGAGAGCGACGAGCGGGTGAAGCACGGCATCCGCCAGGTCCGCCGCCTGATCGAGGCGACCGCCCCCGCGCCCATCCACTTCCGCCTGGAGCCCGCCGCGGCGGTGTGA
- a CDS encoding SGNH/GDSL hydrolase family protein produces the protein MAMGVAAFALVLACGGAGPAAVVEEDGRGVLFVGNSLTYANDLPEMVRALALASGETLRVEMVANPDWSLEDHWNGGGARAAIRRGGWEVVVLQQGPSSLPESRTLLIDYARRFAGEIRAAGATPALYAVWPSLSRSGDFDRATESYRLAAEEVDAMLFPAGEAWRAAWRADPGLQLYAADGLHPSVAGTYAAALVICAGLLHRSPVGSPSTLNLRDGTIVRIDPAVAEVLQRAAATAIAGDGGG, from the coding sequence ATGGCGATGGGCGTGGCCGCGTTCGCGCTGGTGCTGGCGTGCGGCGGCGCGGGACCGGCGGCGGTGGTGGAGGAAGACGGGCGGGGGGTGCTCTTCGTCGGCAACAGCCTGACCTACGCCAACGACCTGCCGGAGATGGTGCGGGCGCTGGCGCTGGCGTCCGGGGAGACGCTGCGCGTGGAGATGGTAGCGAACCCGGACTGGAGCCTGGAGGACCACTGGAACGGCGGCGGCGCGCGAGCGGCGATCCGGCGCGGCGGGTGGGAGGTGGTGGTGCTGCAGCAGGGCCCCTCTTCGCTGCCCGAGAGCCGCACGCTGCTGATCGACTACGCGCGGCGCTTCGCGGGCGAGATCCGCGCGGCCGGCGCCACGCCCGCACTCTACGCCGTCTGGCCGTCGCTCTCCCGCTCGGGCGACTTCGACCGCGCGACCGAATCGTACCGGCTGGCGGCCGAAGAGGTGGACGCGATGCTCTTCCCCGCCGGCGAGGCGTGGCGGGCCGCCTGGCGCGCCGATCCCGGTCTCCAACTCTACGCCGCAGACGGCCTCCATCCCTCGGTGGCGGGGACGTACGCCGCGGCGCTCGTCATCTGCGCCGGGCTACTGCACCGCTCGCCGGTGGGATCGCCGTCGACGCTCAATCTTCGCGACGGCACCATCGTCCGCATCGACCCGGCGGTGGCGGAGGTCCTGCAGCGGGCGGCCGCGACGGCGATCGCGGGTGATGGAGGCGGCTGA
- the pbpC gene encoding penicillin-binding protein 1C, which yields MHYASEPHPLVRGLRRARWAARGATVVAAGAVLAAGAWVAWPLPAGTAAPVPVPRLVLEDRGGLPLRATRAPDGSRGGWTPVAEVDPRLIQAFVSAEDHRFFSHHGVDPRSVGRALRDNVRGVHRSGASTLTMQTARLLRPIDRSWGGKARQALWALRLEAHLEKRDILEQYLNRVPLGQGAVGVSAAASLYFGGSARELSLGQAALLAGIARSPSRDNPLASPARARARRDAVLRRMRRLGYATPGEVARAVEEPVIPPEGAAAFLAPHFTTRVLRDAEAAGVRDGTVRTSLDLELQTLLEGEVRHTVRVLRGRGARHAAAVVLDNATGEVLAWVGSPDFREPEVGQVDMVVSPRQPGSALKPFLYGLAFDRGHTAATVIPDVPRSFATTLGPYRPQNYDRRFHGPVRAREALASSFNVPAVEVADRVGVEALLETLHRAGFASLARPAPHYGLGLALGNGDVTLLELANAYRALANAGEWTPVRLRPAAPGDMAPPHERVMSRQAAALVLDILADPDARAAGFGTETPFDFPFPAAAKTGTSRHFTDNWAVGVTRGFTVAVWVGDFSGRPMAGVSGITGAGPLLYRAMLAVASRRAPGALPAPAEAGLVPVRVCRLSGLLATPECPSLVEWFVPGTQPSRMDDWERGGRVALPDEYAEWASAQGGRWAALARPGGERFRIVAPRDGDRYSVPAGVEPRYATLTFHAAGAGAPVRWFVDGAEVPGGRWRLVQGEHRVRAQSATGAADSVRIGVEGD from the coding sequence GTGCACTACGCATCGGAACCGCATCCCCTCGTCCGGGGCCTGCGGCGCGCGCGATGGGCGGCGCGGGGAGCCACGGTGGTGGCGGCGGGGGCGGTGCTGGCCGCGGGTGCCTGGGTCGCGTGGCCGCTGCCGGCGGGGACGGCGGCGCCCGTGCCGGTGCCCCGGCTGGTGCTGGAGGACCGCGGCGGCCTGCCGCTGCGCGCCACCCGCGCCCCGGACGGCAGCCGCGGCGGGTGGACGCCCGTGGCGGAGGTCGATCCGCGGCTGATCCAGGCGTTCGTGAGCGCCGAGGACCACCGCTTCTTCTCGCACCACGGGGTGGACCCGCGCTCGGTGGGCCGCGCGCTGCGCGACAACGTGCGCGGCGTCCACCGCTCCGGCGCGTCGACGCTGACCATGCAGACCGCGCGGCTGCTGCGGCCCATCGACCGCAGCTGGGGCGGCAAGGCGCGGCAGGCGCTGTGGGCGCTGCGGCTGGAGGCGCACCTGGAGAAGCGCGACATCCTGGAGCAGTACCTGAACCGCGTGCCGCTGGGCCAGGGCGCGGTGGGCGTCTCGGCCGCGGCGTCGCTGTACTTCGGCGGCTCGGCGCGGGAGCTGAGCCTGGGCCAGGCCGCGCTCCTGGCGGGAATCGCCCGCTCGCCCTCGCGCGACAACCCGCTCGCCTCGCCCGCGCGGGCCCGGGCGCGGCGCGACGCGGTGCTGCGGCGGATGCGGCGGCTGGGGTACGCCACCCCCGGCGAGGTGGCGCGGGCGGTGGAAGAGCCGGTGATCCCCCCCGAGGGGGCCGCCGCGTTCCTGGCGCCGCACTTCACCACCCGCGTGCTGCGCGACGCCGAGGCGGCGGGGGTGCGCGACGGCACCGTGCGGACGTCGCTGGACCTGGAGCTGCAGACGCTGCTGGAGGGCGAGGTGCGCCACACCGTGCGCGTGCTGCGCGGCCGCGGCGCCCGCCACGCTGCGGCGGTGGTGCTCGACAACGCCACCGGCGAGGTGCTGGCGTGGGTCGGCTCGCCCGACTTCCGGGAGCCGGAAGTGGGGCAGGTGGACATGGTGGTCTCGCCGCGGCAGCCGGGGTCGGCGCTGAAGCCGTTCCTGTACGGGCTGGCGTTCGACCGCGGCCACACCGCGGCCACCGTCATCCCCGACGTGCCGCGCAGCTTCGCCACCACGCTGGGGCCCTATCGTCCGCAGAACTACGACCGCCGCTTCCACGGGCCGGTGCGGGCGCGCGAGGCGCTGGCCAGCTCGTTCAACGTGCCGGCGGTGGAGGTGGCCGACCGGGTGGGGGTGGAGGCGCTGCTCGAAACGCTGCACCGCGCCGGCTTCGCCTCGCTGGCGCGCCCGGCCCCGCACTACGGGCTGGGGCTGGCGCTGGGCAACGGCGACGTGACGCTGCTGGAGCTGGCCAACGCCTACCGCGCGCTGGCCAACGCCGGCGAGTGGACGCCGGTGCGCCTGCGCCCGGCCGCGCCCGGCGACATGGCCCCGCCCCATGAGCGGGTGATGTCGCGCCAGGCGGCGGCGCTGGTGCTCGACATCCTGGCCGACCCCGACGCCCGCGCGGCGGGGTTCGGCACCGAGACTCCGTTCGACTTCCCCTTCCCGGCGGCGGCCAAGACGGGCACCAGCCGGCACTTCACCGACAACTGGGCGGTGGGCGTCACCCGCGGCTTCACCGTGGCCGTGTGGGTGGGCGATTTCAGCGGCCGGCCCATGGCGGGGGTGAGCGGGATCACCGGCGCCGGCCCGCTGCTGTACCGGGCGATGCTGGCGGTCGCCAGCCGCCGCGCCCCCGGCGCGCTTCCCGCGCCGGCCGAGGCGGGGCTGGTTCCCGTGCGCGTCTGCCGCCTCTCGGGGCTGCTCGCCACGCCGGAGTGCCCCTCGCTGGTGGAGTGGTTCGTCCCCGGCACCCAGCCGTCGCGGATGGACGACTGGGAGCGCGGCGGGCGCGTGGCGCTGCCCGACGAGTACGCCGAGTGGGCGTCGGCGCAGGGCGGGCGCTGGGCGGCGCTCGCGCGTCCGGGCGGCGAGCGCTTCCGCATCGTGGCCCCGCGCGACGGCGACCGCTACTCCGTGCCCGCCGGCGTCGAGCCCCGCTACGCCACCCTCACCTTCCACGCCGCCGGCGCCGGCGCGCCCGTCCGCTGGTTCGTGGACGGCGCCGAGGTGCCGGGCGGGCGCTGGCGGCTTGTCCAGGGCGAGCACCGCGTCCGCGCCCAGTCCGCCACCGGTGCGGCGGACAGCGTGCGGATCGGGGTGGAGGGGGATTAG